A genome region from Manihot esculenta cultivar AM560-2 chromosome 5, M.esculenta_v8, whole genome shotgun sequence includes the following:
- the LOC110614714 gene encoding AT-hook motif nuclear-localized protein 27: MAGYEPTATGAGSRYIHQLLRPELHLQRPSISDQPSPDSKDNTSPQAKDHRAVDTDAAATSSGSNRRPRGRPPGSKNKPKPPIIVTRDSPNALRSHVLEVSTGSDIMESVSNYARKRGRGVCVLSGNGTVANVTLKQPASPAGSVVTLHGRFEILSLSGTVLPPPAPPGAGGLSIFLSGGQGQVVGGSVVGPLVASGPVVLMAASFANAVFERLPLDEEEGNVQVQSTASQSSGVTGGGGGQLGDGVGGGSGSGSGNGGAFFNMGGNVGNYPFSGDLFGWGGGSGARPPF; encoded by the coding sequence ATGGCGGGGTATGAGCCAACAGCAACAGGTGCAGGTTCTCGCTATATTCACCAACTCCTCAGACCCGAGCTGCATCTTCAAAGACCTTCAATTTCAGACCAACCATCCCCAGATTCTAAAGACAACACCTCACCTCAAGCCAAAGACCACAGGGCTGTCGACACCGACGCCGCCGCCACCAGCTCTGGAAGCAATCGCCGCCCTAGAGGCCGCCCTCCTGGCTCCAAGAACAAACCCAAGCCCCCGATTATTGTAACGCGGGACAGCCCGAATGCCCTCCGATCCCACGTGCTGGAGGTTTCCACTGGCAGCGACATCATGGAGAGCGTATCCAATTATGCGAGGAAGAGAGGAAGAGGAGTCTGTGTACTCAGTGGCAACGGGACAGTTGCCAACGTTACACTGAAGCAACCAGCATCTCCTGCGGGTAGTGTAGTGACTTTGCACGGTAGGTTCGAGATTCTTTCGCTCTCCGGAACTGTGCTTCCTCCACCAGCACCGCCTGGGGCAGGGGGGTTGTCTATATTCTTGTCTGGTGGACAGGGACAGGTTGTTGGAGGAAGTGTTGTAGGACCTTTGGTGGCTTCTGGGCCGGTTGTTCTAATGGCTGCGTCATTTGCAAACGCTGTGTTTGAGCGATTGCCTTTGGATGAGGAGGAAGGGAACGTTCAAGTTCAGTCCACAGCGTCACAGTCTTCAGGTGTgacaggaggtggtggtgggcaGCTGGGTGATGGTGTAGGAGGAGGCAGCGGTAGTGGGAGCGGCAACGGAGGTGCTTTTTTTAACATGGGGGGAAATGTGGGGAACTATCCGTTTTCAGGTGATTTGTTCGGATGGGGTGGTGGGAGTGGTGCAAGACCAccattttaa
- the LOC110615710 gene encoding 3-hydroxy-3-methylglutaryl-coenzyme A reductase 1: MDATSRPPKPPCSTATQGHIHHRKHAASVERRPSSPTPKASDALPLPLYLTNAVFFTLFFSVAYYLLHRWRDKIRNSTPLHIVTLSEIAAIVSLIASFIYLLGFFGIDFVQSFIARASHEAWDLDDTDPNYLIDEDHRLITCPPASISTKTNLASAAPKLPTSVPLITSLASEEDEMIVNSVVNGIIPSYSLESKLGDCKRAAVIRREALQRMTGRSLGGLPLEGFDYESILGQCCEMPVGYVQIPVGIAGPLLLNGREYSVPMATTEGCLVASTNRGCKAIYLSGGSTSVLLKDGMTRAPVVRFATATRAAELKFFLEDPDNFDTLAVVFNRSSRFARLQGIQCSIAGKNLYMRFSCSTGDAMGMNMVSKGVQNVLEFLQNDFSDMDVIGISGNFCSDKKPAAVNWIEGRGKSVVCEAIIKEEVVKKVLKTKVASLVELNMLKNLAGSAIAGALGGFNAHAGNIVSAIFIATGQDPAQNVESSHCITMMEAVNDGKDLHISVTMPSIEVGTVGGGTQLASQSACLNLLGVKGASEESPGSNSRLLATIVAGSVLAGELSLMSAIAAGQLVRSHMKYNRSSKDVSKAAS; the protein is encoded by the exons ATGGACGCCACCAGCCGGCCACCTAAACCACCGTGCTCCACCGCCACGCAGGGCCACATCCACCACCGGAAGCATGCTGCATCGGTTGAACGCCGCCCTTCATCACCCACTCCAAAAGCATCGGACGCGCTTCCGCTGCCACTCTACCTCACTAACGCTGTTTTCTTCACTCTGTTCTTCTCGGTGGCGTATTACCTCCTCCACCGGTGGCGAGACAAGATCCGCAACTCTACTCCCCTTCACATCGTTACTCTCTCTGAAATTGCTGCTATTGTTTCCCTCATTGCCTCTTTCATTTACCTCCTTGGATTCTTCGGTATCGATTTTGTTCAGTCATTTATTGCACGCGCCTCCCATGAAGCGTGGGACCTTGACGATACGGATCCCAACTACCTCATCGATGAAGATCACCGTCTCATCACCTGCCCTCCCGCTAGTATATCTACTAAGACTAACCTTGCTTCAGCAGCTCCCAAATTGCCTACTTCGGTACCCTTAATTACATCATTAGCTTCGGAGGAAGACGAAATGATTGTCAACTCCGTCGTGAATGGAATCATACCCTCCTATTCTCTGGAGTCGAAGCTTGGGGACTGCAAACGGGCGGCAGTGATTCGGCGTGAGGCTTTGCAGAGGATGACAGGGAGGTCGCTGGGAGGCCTGCCACTAGAAGGGTTTGATTACGAGTCGATTTTAGGGCAATGCTGTGAAATGCCAGTGGGGTACGTGCAGATTCCGGTTGGGATTGCGGGGCCGTTGTTACTGAACGGGCGGGAGTACTCTGTTCCGATGGCTACCACTGAGGGTTGTTTGGTTGCAAGCACAAACAGAGGATGTAAGGCGATATACTTGTCAGGTGGGAGTACCAGCGTGTTGTTGAAGGATGGCATGACAAGAGCGCCTGTCGTTAGATTCGCGACGGCGACTAGAGCCGCGGAGTTGAAGTTCTTCTTGGAGGATCCTGACAATTTTGATACCTTGGCCGTCGTTTTTAACAG GTCCAGTAGATTTGCGAGGCTCCAAGGTATCCAATGCTCTATTGCCGGTAAAAATCTTTACATGAGATTCAGCTGCAGCACAGGCGACGCAATGGGGATGAACATGGTTTCCAAAGGGGTTCAAAACGTTCTTGAATTTCTTCAAAATGATTTTTCTGATATGGATGTCATTGGCATCTCAG GAAATTTTTGTTCGGATAAGAAGCCTGCTGCTGTAAACTGGATTGAAGGACGAGGCAAATCAGTTGTTTGCGAGGCAATTATCAAGGAGGAGGTGGTGAAGAAGGTGTTGAAAACTAAGGTTGCATCCCTAGTGGAGCTCAACATGCTCAAGAATCTGGCTGGTTCTGCCATTGCTGGTGCTCTGGGTGGATTTAATGCTCATGCAGGCAACATCGTATCTGCAATCTTTATTGCCACTGGTCAAGATCCAGCACAGAACGTTGAGAGTTCTCATTGCATTACCATGATGGAAGCTGTCAATGATGgaaaggatctccacatctctGTGACCATGCCTTCCATTGAG GTGGGTACCGTTGGAGGTGGAACTCAACTTGCATCTCAGTCTGCTTGTCTCAATTTGCTTGGTGTGAAGGGAGCAAGCGAAGAATCTCCAGGATCAAACTCAAGACTCCTGGCCACCATAGTGGCTGGTTCAGTTTTGGCTGGTGAGCTTTCCTTGATGTCTGCCATTGCAGCTGGGCAGCTTGTCAGGAGTCACATGAAATACAACAGATCCAGCAAAGATGTGTCCAAAGCTGCATCTTAG
- the LOC110615546 gene encoding uncharacterized protein LOC110615546, giving the protein MTEGGGSSVSRRQRRLKRDSVDQCQNLKQKCLKMDNPADDAQKNGTDTNNGLLPGTSGEEKCIMIEGYKYFFGEKGLLLRAEPMDKADLEKLENPEEKRALEKKMAREWKRIAKAAIAYHNHQERLNFKLVKVVECKTISDHGIWYHLNFEAKLRDYECSPKLFFAELYGIALRLTCCCMLKSKGSDASTMKGCLYCGSLICHPASGFRAGSEFALRFNKYGGIPVNCGQVFPQS; this is encoded by the exons ATGACTGAAGGCGGAGGCAGCAGCGTAAGCAGAAGGCAAAGAAG GTTGAAAAGAGACTCTGTAGATCAGTGCCAAAACTTGAAACAGAAATGTCTGAAGATGGATAATCCTGCAGATGATGCTCAGAAGAATGGTACTGATACTAATAATGGTCTTCTTCCAGG TACTTCTGGGGAAGAAAAATGCATCATGATAGAAGGGTATAAATATTTCTTTGGGGAGAAGGGATTGCTTTTACGAGCTGAACCAATGGATAAAGCTGATCTAGAGAAGCTGGAGAACCCTGAAGAAAAGCGTGCACTGGAGAAAAAGATGGCCCGGGAGTGGAAGAGGATTGCTAAGGCTGCAATAGCTTATCACAATCATCAAGAG CGTTTGAATTTTAAGCTTGTGAAGGTTGTAGAATGCAAAACGATTTCTGATCATGGCATATGGTATCACCTCAACTTTGAGGCGAAACTCAGAGATTACGAATGCTCTCCAAAACTCTTTTTTGCTGAATTATATGGAATTGCTTTACGTCTCACCTGTTGTTGTATGCTGAAATCTAAAGGCTCTG ATGCTAGCACCATGAAGGGTTGTTTATATTGTGGTTCTCTCATTTGTCATCCTGCTAGTGGATTTCGTGCTGGCAGTGAATTTGCCCTCAGATTTAACAAGTATGGGGGAATTCCTGTTAATTGTGGACAAGTATTTCCTCAAAGTTGA